The following nucleotide sequence is from Vidua chalybeata isolate OUT-0048 chromosome 18, bVidCha1 merged haplotype, whole genome shotgun sequence.
GGGACCTGACAGCACACAGGGGATCACAGGGGATCTGATGGCCCGTGCAGTGGAAGGGAAGCACTCCTGGGACACGCAGGGAGAGGCAGGGTCTGCGCTGTGGGTGAAGTCAGGGGGTCTGAGCCATCCCTGGGGTGTCAGAAcagtgggagctggagcaggctgagggggacagggaggggtgGGGACGGTGGTTGTGGTCCAGCTGTGCACAGTGGTCTCTGAAGGGCCAGAGGGTTCTCAGGGGCTGGAGTGGGGTCTGAGGGCTGGAGGGAACGGATGTGGGTGGAAGGATGGGATGGTTTGAGGGCTGAGAGTGGGAGCCTCCCTGCAAGCAGCGCTGGTACATTCCCTGTGCCCCGCACCGTGCCCTCGCAGCGGCGCTTGGAGCCAAGCCAGGAAaatcccagggagctgcaggagcctctggctgcccctggcaACTCTGTTGTGCTGCCACCACCTCGGCTGTCCCCGTCCCAGCTCCCCGCAGGCTCCTGGGCGAGGAGGAGGCACCGGCCGAGATGGACTCGGAGCTGGAGGAGCGGTTGCGAGAGGCTTTCCGGGACAAGCTGCGGCTGCTGTGAGTGACACCCCTCTGCCCTCCCCGTGGCAGGTGACCAAAGGGTTGGCAACCGGGCCAGCATGTCCTGCGTGCCCTGTGATCTCGGTTTGTGTTCCCATCTCTGGGTGCCACTGCCAGGATGGGTGCCACTGGGTGGGtgcagtgtccccagctgaggctcccagggaggagaggacattgcagccatgggcaggggcaggcaggggaaTTCCCCGGGTTCTAACAAGAAAGCTGAGATTGTGGTGTGACTTGTCCTTCCCTGCGGAACAGCACTGGTGCTGGGGGGCTCCAAGTAGGGGAGGCTGGAGTGGGAGGGGTGGGCAGGAACGAGGTTGGGCCAAGAACATGAATGCAGACAGGGCTAAGCCTGTGTGGCTCCTGACAACCCCTGCACCCACGGGGGAGCGGGCCAGGCTCCCCGCGCTGAGCCCCGCGGACAGCGGTGGCCCGTGGGAGCCCTGCCCGTGCCACGGTGGCAGATGCCCTGCCCAGgctttccctccccagcccggCCGAGCTGCGCGCAGCCCGTGGCAGGACGGTGGCGGCGCGGGACCGCGCCACGCTCCCGCCATCCACCCGTGTGCTCCTGAAGAGGCGGGAGGTGGCGGAGGCGGAGCGGGAGCTGCAGAACCAGCGGCAGGTGAGGGCGTCCCCTCCCCGGGCGCTGCAGGTGTGCCGTGGGGACAAGGGGGCTGGCAGGCgtgtccccagctccccacGGGCCGGGGAGTGCACAAGCGGGGGGGCGATGCTCTCGATACCCTGCGATCCCGCAGGAGTTCCAGCAGCGGATGCAGCGCCTGGCGCAGCGCCGGCAGCAGCTGGCCCGGAGGCGAGAGCAGCACCGCGACGCCGTGCTCAGATTTGACTCCTTCCTCAAGGTACCGGgccgggggccggggccgggccggccggAGGGTGCCCGCTGACCCCGTGCCCACGGCGCAGGCGGTGGCGGCCCGGCGGGAGCAGGCGCTGCGCCGGGCGGGCGAGGAgcgggcgcgggcggcggcggagcgAGCTGAGGCCGCCCGGCTGCAGCGGGAGCTGGAGCGGCTGCTGCGGCACAGGGAGCGCCTGGCCCGGCGCCTGCGGAGCCTCCGGCCCTTCGGGGACTACCTGCGGGACGTGCTGGCCACCATGGGGCAGGTGAGCGTGGGCTCCTGCGGTGCCACCCCGCGTGTCCCCAAGCCCCTTGGAGGGGTCATCCCTCCAGGGCTGCCGCCTCCCACTGCCCAGTTCCAGGACGTGCCGGCCATGCTGATGCATTTCGGGGTGCTGGCGGGGGTGCgggcagccctggcacgggAGGCAGAAgccgggcaggagcagctggcccagggcagggcacagctccagcGGTACCGTCAGGAGACCAGCATCCAGCTCCTGGGCACCAGGAATGAGCTGGCCCGGCTCCACGCACGCCTGGAGGCTGCCCGCCAAGACGTGCTCCAGTGGGTAAGGGGGATGTAGGGTGCCCAAGGACCCCCAGGGAGAGGGGCAGCAGTACAGACCCCAGGTGTGCTGCACAAGGGAGATGCCCAGTGCGGTGGAAGTGCCAAGTTGGGCTGCACCCttctgggctgagctgaggatACACACATGCcgaaaaagcagcagctctgcataGGGGGGGATACACAGCCAGGACTCCTGGGTCCCCCTGGCCAGGCCTGGGGGGCGCAGAAGGACTCAGGGCAGTGGCCAAAGGCTCACTCTGTCCCCCAGGAGTCCTGCTGGGCCCACATCCAGAGCACAGCCATCCAGAAgaccctgctgctggggcagatCAAGCTGGCTGTACTGAACCTCTTCCAGCAAACCACTGCACAGCTCAGGATCCCCACGGACAGAGCCCAGGAGGACACGAAGGCCCAGCTGGACATGGTCAGCACAACActttcccagggcagtggggctggggacacacaggggcATTTACATCCCTAGATGGCTGTGGCATCAATCTCCCATCTctacagctgctgctctgcatgcAGGCCCTGGCTGACATCTGTGCCACTGGCACACACCCACAGCACCACAGGAGTGCCAGGCTGCTTCGGGGCTAGGAAtagcccctggggacacctgcctgctcctggggctgcggAGAGGCTGCCAGGGCCAGCATGGAGCCACAGGACCCGTGGAGATAGAGGTAATTCCCTGCAAGTCTGGAAATCCCATGTCAAGAGGCAACATGGATGGCAGTGGCACAGTCACACTGGGATGGCACCACACCCAGGCAGGGTCAGGGCACTCCTGAGGTTCCCTCCTGCACAGAGCACCCCAGGcaggaggacgaggaggagggagctgctgttggCATCTCTGAAGGTGCTTCACATCAAAATACATCAAAATACATCCAGCTGTGCAGCCGCAGCACCTGCTTGTTCTTGCGTCTCTAGGGAAAGAATTACCCCAGGCACGATGCTTGGAGCaagcacagagagaagctgGGATGCAAAACCAACCAATATTTActgtccccttccccagctcccagcccaggcgTGTCCCCTacatcctcttcctcagcttGCCCTTCCTGGCAGCGCCCGCCCGGCGCCCGAAGGCCATTTGCCGCAGCTCCTGCACGCGCTGCCGGTTGCGGGCCTTGAGGCGCTTCAGGCCCCCGCTCTGCAGGAAGCGCTGCTTGGCCGCCTTCTTGCGCTGCTTCAGGATCTGCTGCTTGTTCTTCAGCTCCGAGCGCACCCTGCCCTGCGCcgggggctgcgcggggccTGCGGGGAcatggctgtgctcagagccgGCCTGAGGGGAACAGTGCAGGGCTCTGTTGCTTGCTTCAGGTACTCACCATGCCCACGCCTGTGCTTCCCTCTGAACTGCTCCCTGCTGCGTGgcccttcctcatcctcatcccgCTCGTCAACCTTGTACTTCTGCTTCCACTTCTCATAGCTGGGACGGGCGCGTTAAGGGAACACGTGGTGACTCTTCCCTTGACCCTGTGCTccctcccctggctgctgccgTGGCAGGGGATGGAGCCCTGACACGTGGGTCCAGCCCTGCTCCCGCAGcgcccagcccaggcaggcagcagtgcccatggcaggaTACAGGTTGTTCTTGTAGGAGCTGCTGATGTAGCGCCCGCTCTCCGTCCGCaccttcttcttgtcctcctgGCCCGTCTGCCCCACAAACCGCTTCTTCTTGCGGTCCCTGCGAGAGACAGAAGGGTGGTGGGACCGagcagtgccacccccagccctgagTCTCCCTCCAGCCCATGGGCAAACCCCACTCACCACTTGAGCAGCTGCTTGCTCTTGTTGAGGTTGTGGTTCTCGTCGCCCATGAGATCCAGCACGGCCCCGGCCGCCTGCTGCTCGAAGGCGCTGCCCTCGCCACCCACGCTCAGCCTGCAAAGGGGGGTGATGAGAGCAGCCCCCACACatgctgggaggggacagcagcaggagccccccCAGACTTACCCCCGCTCACTCTCAAAGTCCTTGGGCCGGTATGGGATGTAGAAGTCCTCAGCCTGCTGTGCCGGCTGCTGTGGCTTTTTCCTGGGACCATCTTCCCCTCCTCGGCCCCGTTTTCGCTTCTGGCCCCCCACATTGGAGAACACGTCCTGGATGGGGACAGTGGAGGGGTTCAGGAGCCACGTCCCCCCAACATCCCCGCAAGTCTCTGCACCAACCCCCGAGCCCCAGCACAATCTGAgggccctggtgctgccagcactgggccaaggcagctctgcagcagttcctGCATCCGTGACCCAATTACCTGGAGGtcttcctgctctccttccccATCCTGAGGCTTAGGAGGGgccgggcacagcccctgcccttTAAGTGCTGCTGCCcgcttctcctgctgcccacgctggaACTTCTCGATCAGGGCACGGTCGTGGCGCCGCTTCGATCGCATCATGGTGCTGGCCGGTGTCCGGGATGTGGCGTTGATCTCAAAGATGGTCTGTCCCCAGGACAGGAGCATGATTCCCAGTGAGCCACGTGGgtctcccctcccctcccctcccctcccctcccctcccctcccctcccctcccctcccctcccctctccttccctcccgtCTCAACTCACCGCCTTGGACTTGTAGGTTTTAATGCTATCCACCAACTTCAGCCTCTGCAGCTCGGTGTCTTCGAAGCGAgctcctggggaaggcaggcaggagagaggcacaGATCAGTTTCCTGGGGAGGGCAACGGGGTCTCCTCCCTCAGCACCCCCTCAGCACTCACTGAAGAGGGGGTGCATGCCCAGCTGGGACACATCCAGGTCCTTGGCCCTCTTGATGGACTCTGGcgaggggccgggccgggagcgcaGGTACTGCTTGTGGGCGTTGTCTGCGACGCGGCGGAGGCTGCGCAGCTCCAGAGAGCCCTCGTGGTCCGTCAGCAGCAGGCATTCCTCGTCGTCCACCAGGCTCTGCGGGACACGGCCCAGGACCCCGCCAGCatctgcagcccagggcacaccGTGTCACCTCCCAGCAGCCACCCTGGATttctcagagcagagctgaccGCTCCAGGGAGCTCGGCACTGTTCAATCAGCATCCCCCACACACAGGGTGTatcacagccccagcaccccaTTCTCCCCATCTGTGTGAGGGCCCACCACAAGACCACAAACTCCAGCACTGGCCAAGGATAACACCCCAGTGGCCACACAGCCATCCCTCACCTGCAGGCATCTCCTGGGCTCCGGCGAGGACGAGCGGGCGGCCCAGGAAGAGGTGGAGGTCGAACACATAGGGCATCTCGTCAGGAGCCACCAGCGAGTAGGCAGTGCCACTCCGGCCAGCTCGGGCCACGCGACCTGGCATGGGCAAGAGGAGAATGGGAAACCAtacccagccagcccagcctg
It contains:
- the CFAP73 gene encoding cilia- and flagella-associated protein 73 isoform X2 — its product is MDSELEERLREAFRDKLRLLPAELRAARGRTVAARDRATLPPSTRVLLKRREVAEAERELQNQRQEFQQRMQRLAQRRQQLARRREQHRDAVLRFDSFLKAVAARREQALRRAGEERARAAAERAEAARLQRELERLLRHRERLARRLRSLRPFGDYLRDVLATMGQFQDVPAMLMHFGVLAGVRAALAREAEAGQEQLAQGRAQLQRYRQETSIQLLGTRNELARLHARLEAARQDVLQWESCWAHIQSTAIQKTLLLGQIKLAVLNLFQQTTAQLRIPTDRAQEDTKAQLDMALADICATGTHPQHHRSARLLRG
- the CFAP73 gene encoding cilia- and flagella-associated protein 73 isoform X1; the protein is MDSELEERLREAFRDKLRLLPAELRAARGRTVAARDRATLPPSTRVLLKRREVAEAERELQNQRQEFQQRMQRLAQRRQQLARRREQHRDAVLRFDSFLKAVAARREQALRRAGEERARAAAERAEAARLQRELERLLRHRERLARRLRSLRPFGDYLRDVLATMGQFQDVPAMLMHFGVLAGVRAALAREAEAGQEQLAQGRAQLQRYRQETSIQLLGTRNELARLHARLEAARQDVLQWESCWAHIQSTAIQKTLLLGQIKLAVLNLFQQTTAQLRIPTDRAQEDTKAQLDMLLLCMQALADICATGTHPQHHRSARLLRG
- the DDX54 gene encoding ATP-dependent RNA helicase DDX54 isoform X1, coding for MAPRARRQPRGAPVPATPLPAFPTTAEEDDGADAELDTQAMVRAQNQKKKKSGGFQSMGLSYPVFKGIMKKGYKVPTPIQRKTIPAILRGRDVVAMARTGSGKTACFLIPMFERLKAPSQAGARALILSPTRELALQTLKFTKELGKFTGLKTALILGGDKMEDQFAALHENPDIIIATPGRLVHVAVEMKLKLHTVEYVVFDEADRLFEMGFAEQLQEIIARLPDCHQTVLFSATLPKLLVEFARAGLTEPMLIRLDVESKLSEQLKLVFFHVRGDDKPAVLLHLLRSVVKPQDQTVVFVATKHHTEYLKELLTAQGIRCTHIYSSLDQTARKINIAKFSQGKCPVLLVTDVAARGLDIPMLDNVINFSFPAKGKLFLHRVGRVARAGRSGTAYSLVAPDEMPYVFDLHLFLGRPLVLAGAQEMPADAGGVLGRVPQSLVDDEECLLLTDHEGSLELRSLRRVADNAHKQYLRSRPGPSPESIKRAKDLDVSQLGMHPLFRARFEDTELQRLKLVDSIKTYKSKATIFEINATSRTPASTMMRSKRRHDRALIEKFQRGQQEKRAAALKGQGLCPAPPKPQDGEGEQEDLQDVFSNVGGQKRKRGRGGEDGPRKKPQQPAQQAEDFYIPYRPKDFESERGLSVGGEGSAFEQQAAGAVLDLMGDENHNLNKSKQLLKWDRKKKRFVGQTGQEDKKKVRTESGRYISSSYKNNLYEKWKQKYKVDERDEDEEGPRSREQFRGKHRRGHGPAQPPAQGRVRSELKNKQQILKQRKKAAKQRFLQSGGLKRLKARNRQRVQELRQMAFGRRAGAARKGKLRKRM
- the DDX54 gene encoding ATP-dependent RNA helicase DDX54 isoform X2: MVRAQNQKKKKSGGFQSMGLSYPVFKGIMKKGYKVPTPIQRKTIPAILRGRDVVAMARTGSGKTACFLIPMFERLKAPSQAGARALILSPTRELALQTLKFTKELGKFTGLKTALILGGDKMEDQFAALHENPDIIIATPGRLVHVAVEMKLKLHTVEYVVFDEADRLFEMGFAEQLQEIIARLPDCHQTVLFSATLPKLLVEFARAGLTEPMLIRLDVESKLSEQLKLVFFHVRGDDKPAVLLHLLRSVVKPQDQTVVFVATKHHTEYLKELLTAQGIRCTHIYSSLDQTARKINIAKFSQGKCPVLLVTDVAARGLDIPMLDNVINFSFPAKGKLFLHRVGRVARAGRSGTAYSLVAPDEMPYVFDLHLFLGRPLVLAGAQEMPADAGGVLGRVPQSLVDDEECLLLTDHEGSLELRSLRRVADNAHKQYLRSRPGPSPESIKRAKDLDVSQLGMHPLFRARFEDTELQRLKLVDSIKTYKSKATIFEINATSRTPASTMMRSKRRHDRALIEKFQRGQQEKRAAALKGQGLCPAPPKPQDGEGEQEDLQDVFSNVGGQKRKRGRGGEDGPRKKPQQPAQQAEDFYIPYRPKDFESERGLSVGGEGSAFEQQAAGAVLDLMGDENHNLNKSKQLLKWDRKKKRFVGQTGQEDKKKVRTESGRYISSSYKNNLYEKWKQKYKVDERDEDEEGPRSREQFRGKHRRGHGPAQPPAQGRVRSELKNKQQILKQRKKAAKQRFLQSGGLKRLKARNRQRVQELRQMAFGRRAGAARKGKLRKRM